One region of Vidua chalybeata isolate OUT-0048 chromosome 26, bVidCha1 merged haplotype, whole genome shotgun sequence genomic DNA includes:
- the SLC25A39 gene encoding probable mitochondrial glutathione transporter SLC25A39 isoform X1 yields the protein MAEKMPPSPGGGITPLQQMLASGTGAILTSLFVTPLDVVKIRLQAQRTPFSKVLAAQSVPWGAQPATWKCFLYCNGLMDHLYVCQNGNGCTAWYKAPGHFTGTLDAFVKITRYEGIRSLWSGLPPTLVMAVPATVIYFTTYDQLRDYLHARMGSWNHYIPLLAGALARLGAVTVISPLELIRTKMQSQQLSYRELRVCIQSAVAQDGWLSLWRGWGPTVLRDVPFSALYWFNYELVRTWLCRQAWLDGATFMVSFTSGAISGTVAAVLTLPFDVVKTQRQIELGDSEVHPVTASKPSSTWLLMQRIRAESGTRGLFAGFLPRVIKVAPACAIMISTYEFGKSFFQKLNQEQQLRGL from the exons ATGGCTGAGAAGATGCCACCGAGCCCCGGCGGGGGCATCACGCCGCTGCAGCAGATGCTGGCCTCAGGGACAGGTGCCATCCTCACCTCCCTCTTCG TGACGCCGCTGGACGTGGTGAAGATCCGGCTGCAGGCCCAGAGGACCCCCTTCTCCAAAG TGTTGGCAGCGCAGTCAGTGCCCTGGGGCGCTCAGCCGGCCACAT GGAAGTGTTTCCTCTACTGCAACGGGCTCATGGACCACCTGTACGTCTGCCAGAACGGCAACGGCTGCACCGCCTGGTACAAGGCCCCCGGCCACTTCACCGGCACGCTG GATGCCTTTGTGAAGATCACACGCTATGAGGGCATCAGATCTCTGTGGAGCGGCTTGCCCCCCACCCT GGTCATGGCCGTGCCAGCCACCGTCATTTACTTCACCACCTATGACCAGCTCCGGGACTACCTGCACGCCCGGATGGGGAGCTGGAACCACTACATCCCCTTGCTGGCTGGGGCCCTCGCCAGGC TGGGTGCTGTGACAGTCATCAGCCCCCTGGAGCTGATCCGCACCAAGATGCagtcccagcagctcagctacCGCGAGCTGCGCGTCTGCATCCAGTCAGCAGTGGCCCAGGACGGCTGGCTGTCCCTCTGGAGAGGCTGGGGACCCACCGTGCTGCGGGACGTCCCCTTCTCGG ctctgtACTGGTTTAACTACGAGCTGGTGAGGACGTGGCTCTGCAGGCAGGCCTGGCTGGACGGGGCCACGTTCATGGTCAGCTTCACATCCGGGGCCATCTCTGGCACG GTGGCCGCGGTGCTGACGCTGCCCTTCGACGTGGTCAAAACCCAGCGGCAGATCGAGCTGGGAGACAGTGAGGTGCACCCAG TCACAGCCTCCAAGCCTTCCTCCACCTGGCTGCTCATGCAGCGGATCCGCGCCGAGTCTGGCACGCGGGGGCTGTTTGCAG GGTTCCTGCCCCGCGTCATCAAGGTGGCACCTGCCTGCGCCATCATGATCAGCACCTATGAATTTGGCAAGAGCTTCTTCCAGAAGCTgaaccaggagcagcagctgcggGGATTGTGA
- the SLC25A39 gene encoding probable mitochondrial glutathione transporter SLC25A39 isoform X2, which produces MAEKMPPSPGGGITPLQQMLASGTGAILTSLFVTPLDVVKIRLQAQRTPFSKGKCFLYCNGLMDHLYVCQNGNGCTAWYKAPGHFTGTLDAFVKITRYEGIRSLWSGLPPTLVMAVPATVIYFTTYDQLRDYLHARMGSWNHYIPLLAGALARLGAVTVISPLELIRTKMQSQQLSYRELRVCIQSAVAQDGWLSLWRGWGPTVLRDVPFSALYWFNYELVRTWLCRQAWLDGATFMVSFTSGAISGTVAAVLTLPFDVVKTQRQIELGDSEVHPVTASKPSSTWLLMQRIRAESGTRGLFAGFLPRVIKVAPACAIMISTYEFGKSFFQKLNQEQQLRGL; this is translated from the exons ATGGCTGAGAAGATGCCACCGAGCCCCGGCGGGGGCATCACGCCGCTGCAGCAGATGCTGGCCTCAGGGACAGGTGCCATCCTCACCTCCCTCTTCG TGACGCCGCTGGACGTGGTGAAGATCCGGCTGCAGGCCCAGAGGACCCCCTTCTCCAAAG GGAAGTGTTTCCTCTACTGCAACGGGCTCATGGACCACCTGTACGTCTGCCAGAACGGCAACGGCTGCACCGCCTGGTACAAGGCCCCCGGCCACTTCACCGGCACGCTG GATGCCTTTGTGAAGATCACACGCTATGAGGGCATCAGATCTCTGTGGAGCGGCTTGCCCCCCACCCT GGTCATGGCCGTGCCAGCCACCGTCATTTACTTCACCACCTATGACCAGCTCCGGGACTACCTGCACGCCCGGATGGGGAGCTGGAACCACTACATCCCCTTGCTGGCTGGGGCCCTCGCCAGGC TGGGTGCTGTGACAGTCATCAGCCCCCTGGAGCTGATCCGCACCAAGATGCagtcccagcagctcagctacCGCGAGCTGCGCGTCTGCATCCAGTCAGCAGTGGCCCAGGACGGCTGGCTGTCCCTCTGGAGAGGCTGGGGACCCACCGTGCTGCGGGACGTCCCCTTCTCGG ctctgtACTGGTTTAACTACGAGCTGGTGAGGACGTGGCTCTGCAGGCAGGCCTGGCTGGACGGGGCCACGTTCATGGTCAGCTTCACATCCGGGGCCATCTCTGGCACG GTGGCCGCGGTGCTGACGCTGCCCTTCGACGTGGTCAAAACCCAGCGGCAGATCGAGCTGGGAGACAGTGAGGTGCACCCAG TCACAGCCTCCAAGCCTTCCTCCACCTGGCTGCTCATGCAGCGGATCCGCGCCGAGTCTGGCACGCGGGGGCTGTTTGCAG GGTTCCTGCCCCGCGTCATCAAGGTGGCACCTGCCTGCGCCATCATGATCAGCACCTATGAATTTGGCAAGAGCTTCTTCCAGAAGCTgaaccaggagcagcagctgcggGGATTGTGA